The DNA sequence AAATAACGTGCAAGGAAAATAGATAATAATGTAATTAGAATGATTCCCGTAGTCAAACCTTCCCATGTTAAGTTAGGATTAGCATGCGGTATTATTTTTCTTTTCCCTAGTTTCTTTGAAACTAAATATTGAATGACATCATTTCCTTGTGTTAAGACGACTAAATACAAAACAAGCCAACCACCATACTGTACCGCTAATTCATATTCAGTTTCGGTAATAACAATTAGCTTTGGGAATAAAGCGAGATGACTTATTCCAAAAACCATCAGCATCAATCCCCATTGCGTAGAGGCAACTGAATTGAGAAAGCCAATGCTTCCGCTTTTTACAATTCTAATAACAGGCAAAAACAAAAATACATATATTGGAATAAAAATAAGAAACATGCCATACCAGCCAATGTATATCCAATAAAAGTGTAATGGTATCGCCAAATATGCCCATTTATACACTCTACGATCTTGTTTTCGTGTTTTTATCATTGAAAAGTATTCTTTTAATGCTAAAAAACAAAGGAAGGCTAATGACACTAAAGAAACCGTCGGGCTAAAAATTAATGATATACTAAATATAATTGCCATACCCCACCATAAACGGGTTCTTACCACAAGCTCATCATAATCATTTTTCTTTTTAAAATAATTTATTAACAAAACTACTATACTTATTGCCATAAGTACGATAAAAATAATATATAAATATGTATAAATTTGACTCATTAGTTATACTCCCAACTATTTTAGTAGATTTAGACATTTTGATAAGGAGAAGTAGTCAATGGATAAAAAAGTATATATTTTATTAACCGATACCGGTACTGTTTTTACAAAAACGATAAAACAATATACAAAGGCACCTTACAATCACTCCTCAATAGCTTTTGATGAACATCTACTAGAGTTATATAGCTTTGGTAGAAAAAACCCTCGGAACCCTTTGTATGCTGGTTTTATTAAAGAAGATATTTTGAATGGCACATATAAATTATATCCTCAAACGACATGTTCTGTATACGAGATAATTGTAACTGATAGACAAATTGAAAAAATGAAGAGAATGATAGGGTTATTTGAGAGAAAAAAAGATCAAATGATTTATAACATTTTTGGGGTCATTGGAGTAGCATTGAGAGAGCCTTTAGAGCCGAGGGGGTCATACTTTTGTTCACAATTTGTGTCTGAGCTTTTGGAGCGTGCAGGAATAAAGCTGTGGAATAAAATACCAGCTCTCGTAACACCAGATGATTTTAGACGATCAGATAAAACAAAACTAGTTTATGAAGGATTATTGTTAGACTATCCTCCATTAAAGAAAGCAGCTAAATAGAACAGTGTTCGTGCTCTATTTGTCGCGAGAAACACTATAAAAAATATATTAGTAGGTAAATTCCGCACATTGCTTGAGGTTGACTCCATATATTTTAGTCAACCTCTACTATTTCTCTTACTTACGCCATTTGCCTAAACTTCTCTGCCAATTCTTTCTTTTCTTCATTAGAAAGCATTTTCTCAGCCATTGGAAACAAAATTTGCTCTTCCTTCATGAAATGATCCGTTAACGTTGTGTACACTATTTTGGCATGATTAAAAAGCTCAAATGCCTTCTCCTTCGTTACTAATTCGTGATCTTGCGTTATTTTTACGACTTTTGTAAAAAATTCCTTTAAATTTTTCTTTGCTGTATCATGCTCATACTCCATGACTGCTATCGGTCCGCCTTCTCTACCAATATGTTTCACCATCATTTCGAACAGTATATCCTCTTCCCTATCAGAATGGGGTTCTAGTTCTGCAACAAAAACTGTAAGCTTCTCATGCAGGAGCGTGATTGCTTCTCCCCAATTCGTTTTTGTATCTCCATTTTCAAAGGAAATGACCATTTTATTAAACTCATCCATTTTTTCTAGTAGCGACGGATGCTCATCAAACAACTGTTTTAAGGGTGCACAAAAATTAATATCTCTTGGATCTCCAAAGTTACTTGCACAAGGTGAATTTGCAAA is a window from the Evansella cellulosilytica DSM 2522 genome containing:
- a CDS encoding phosphatidate cytidylyltransferase, whose translation is MSQIYTYLYIIFIVLMAISIVVLLINYFKKKNDYDELVVRTRLWWGMAIIFSISLIFSPTVSLVSLAFLCFLALKEYFSMIKTRKQDRRVYKWAYLAIPLHFYWIYIGWYGMFLIFIPIYVFLFLPVIRIVKSGSIGFLNSVASTQWGLMLMVFGISHLALFPKLIVITETEYELAVQYGGWLVLYLVVLTQGNDVIQYLVSKKLGKRKIIPHANPNLTWEGLTTGIILITLLSIFLARYLTPMDFIHSIFAGIIISVGGFFGTAVVSVVKRNLVMSQEVLSEIKQDRYINKIDSLTYTAPLFFHYVYYLYY
- a CDS encoding hemerythrin domain-containing protein, yielding MFANSPCASNFGDPRDINFCAPLKQLFDEHPSLLEKMDEFNKMVISFENGDTKTNWGEAITLLHEKLTVFVAELEPHSDREEDILFEMMVKHIGREGGPIAVMEYEHDTAKKNLKEFFTKVVKITQDHELVTKEKAFELFNHAKIVYTTLTDHFMKEEQILFPMAEKMLSNEEKKELAEKFRQMA